The Acidimicrobiia bacterium genome window below encodes:
- a CDS encoding redoxin domain-containing protein, translating into MLGTGAAAPTFTLSQLGGGEVSDPWRDGPLVLAFFKTSCPVCRMSAPMMQAMAESGARVVAIGEDPPAELEEFAGEEGLAVPILTEPVPYPVSDAYDLDTVPSLFLVDRDGTVLDTTVSWDRVGWNRLSTAAGGAEVSHDGDGRPPQRPG; encoded by the coding sequence ATGCTCGGCACCGGTGCGGCGGCCCCCACGTTCACGCTGTCGCAGCTCGGCGGCGGTGAGGTGAGCGATCCGTGGCGTGACGGCCCGCTGGTGCTGGCGTTCTTCAAGACGTCGTGTCCGGTGTGCCGAATGTCGGCGCCGATGATGCAGGCGATGGCCGAGAGCGGTGCCCGGGTGGTCGCCATCGGCGAGGATCCGCCCGCGGAGCTCGAGGAGTTCGCGGGCGAGGAGGGCCTTGCGGTTCCGATCCTCACTGAGCCCGTGCCCTATCCGGTGTCGGACGCATACGACCTCGACACGGTGCCGAGCCTCTTTCTCGTCGACCGCGACGGCACGGTGCTCGACACGACCGTGTCGTGGGATCGCGTGGGGTGGAACCGGCTGTCGACGGCGGCCGGCGGGGCCGAGGTGTCACACGACGGCGACGGACGCCCACCGCAGCGCCCGGGCTGA
- a CDS encoding alpha/beta hydrolase — translation MPTDLTEARVDAPVGSIQVYRGGAGPQLVYLHSAGGETPFELLTDLADDFDVIAPVFPGFGESEGIEAIDTMEDAVFHLLDLWERLELSQPVVMGVSLGGWMALELSTRYPDHARALVLINAVGLYLEDAPIAELFGRPPNELAEMLFADQSHPIAQAMHSMAEFVGDVGIKMEIPLELVVPMWKALGATARLGWDPYMHSPKLRGRLRRVTCPVLVVAGEQDGFVPIEHARVYAAELPDARLELMADGAHWLHMELPAELAALTRGFLGA, via the coding sequence ATGCCCACCGACCTCACCGAGGCACGCGTCGACGCGCCCGTCGGGTCGATCCAGGTGTACCGCGGTGGCGCCGGTCCGCAGCTCGTGTACCTCCACTCAGCCGGCGGCGAGACGCCGTTCGAGCTCCTGACCGACCTCGCCGATGACTTCGACGTCATCGCGCCCGTGTTCCCCGGGTTCGGCGAGTCGGAGGGCATCGAGGCGATCGACACGATGGAGGACGCCGTCTTCCATCTGCTCGACCTGTGGGAACGGCTCGAGCTGTCGCAACCGGTCGTGATGGGCGTGTCGCTCGGCGGTTGGATGGCGCTCGAGCTCTCGACGCGGTACCCCGACCATGCGCGTGCGCTCGTCCTCATCAACGCGGTCGGTCTCTACCTCGAGGACGCGCCGATCGCCGAGCTGTTCGGCCGGCCTCCGAACGAGCTCGCCGAGATGCTCTTCGCCGATCAGTCGCACCCGATCGCGCAGGCCATGCACTCGATGGCCGAGTTCGTCGGCGACGTCGGAATCAAGATGGAGATCCCGCTCGAGCTCGTGGTCCCGATGTGGAAGGCGCTCGGCGCGACCGCACGCCTCGGATGGGATCCCTATATGCACAGCCCGAAGCTGCGCGGCCGGCTGCGACGGGTCACGTGCCCGGTGCTCGTGGTCGCAGGAGAGCAGGATGGTTTCGTGCCGATCGAGCACGCGCGCGTGTACGCGGCGGAGCTCCCCGATGCTCGGCTCGAGTTGATGGCCGATGGTGCCCACTGGCTCCACATGGAGCTGCCGGCCGAGCTCGCTGCGCTGACCCGCGGGTTCCTCGGAGCGTAA
- a CDS encoding SUF system NifU family Fe-S cluster assembly protein: protein MAGLEDLYREIILDHYRAPRNRGELPVPPAHRVEGFNPLCGDEVILYLELDNGHVTDVRTAGQGCSISQASTSMMSAAVKGKSVDEARQLVRAFETLMSIHESHLEGTGLEGTEGGDGADADVRLGDLEALQGVVKFPVRIKCATLAWYTLQQGLDEAT from the coding sequence ATGGCCGGCCTCGAAGACCTCTACCGGGAGATCATCCTCGACCACTACCGCGCGCCACGGAACCGGGGCGAGCTCCCGGTGCCGCCAGCACACCGGGTCGAGGGCTTCAACCCGCTGTGTGGAGACGAGGTGATCCTCTATCTCGAGCTCGACAACGGTCACGTCACCGACGTTCGCACGGCCGGCCAGGGCTGCTCGATCAGTCAGGCGTCGACCTCGATGATGAGCGCGGCCGTGAAAGGCAAGTCGGTCGACGAGGCCCGTCAGCTCGTCCGCGCATTCGAGACCCTGATGTCAATCCACGAGTCGCATCTCGAGGGGACCGGGCTCGAAGGGACGGAGGGTGGGGACGGTGCCGACGCCGACGTGCGGCTTGGAGACCTCGAGGCGCTCCAGGGTGTCGTGAAGTTCCCGGTGCGCATCAAGTGCGCGACGTTGGCCTGGTACACGCTCCAGCAGGGCCTCGACGAAGCGACCTGA